A genomic stretch from Bdellovibrionales bacterium includes:
- a CDS encoding efflux RND transporter permease subunit produces MINNIIRFSVYNRFLVILLTLGIALAGLYAFQHLPIDAVPDITNNQVQVNTVIEGLAPEEIERSITYPVESAMRGIAGVEQVRSITRFGLSQVTIVFKDEVEIYRARQMVTERLQGVLPELPSGAEAKLGPISTGLGEIFQYALDVAKPSSDASERLKQMMQVREVQDWFVKPRLLTVEGVAEINTTGGFERQYHVQPDIKKMASYGIHFEDIVTALEKVNKNVGGGYISQTAEQFLVQGIGLFKGPEDIEQAPVKQLDSFKVITIGDIARVRLGKELRTGAATYNGQETVLGTVMMLLGENSRTVSTRVHDKVEEIRKTLPEGFVLKTVYNRSDLVNATLGTVEHNLLLGAGLVIIVLFLLVGNIRAAVITALTIPFSLLITFLIMKPLGISGNLMSLGALDFGIIVDGTVILVDNCVRMIHERAKQYKRKLSKEEIKETIVEASIEIRKAAGFGQLIVVMVFLPVFALVGVEGKMFKPMAATFSIAVLAALVLSFTTAPALASLFLSSNDEGKEPRIMGWIRALYKPILEATFVFKKTAIVLSLAAVVLGGILFARLGSEFLPQLSEGSYAFHMIRPVNLSLDQSIAFQLKAEGIIKEFPEVEDVFSRIGTSEVATDPMGVNISDTYIMLKSRNQWGTSNEGTKHTYASLVKAIIERLEKELPGQSYLASQPIQMRFNELLEGTRADVAVKVFGPDLQKNMEIAKQIQEVVLRVPGAGDVEVDLAGTSPVLRVVPIDSAVKRYGASVSDILSTVAIALGGQEAGFLYQNEKKFPIVVRLSEEERSDLATIRALPVGIGSNTTTPLSTLASSKFAETFGSINREDSNRRSAVLINLRGRDTESFVNEAQKIVEKEVALPQGYYIQWGGNFKNLQEARTRLLVLTPIALGLVLLMIFAAFRSVGQTLLIFCCIPFALVGGVIGLILNQLPFSISAGVGFIALSGIAVLNGVVLVNYFNQLKLEGKSGKDLVVQGTLIRLRPVLMTALVAIFGFLPMMLSTSIGAEVQKPLAAVVIGGIVSSTLLTLFVLPILYSIFENKFKARVAH; encoded by the coding sequence ATGATTAATAATATCATTCGTTTTTCAGTCTATAATAGGTTTTTAGTTATTCTTTTGACTCTGGGAATCGCACTTGCAGGCTTGTACGCGTTTCAACACCTGCCGATCGACGCCGTCCCGGATATTACCAATAATCAAGTTCAGGTAAACACGGTCATTGAGGGCTTAGCACCCGAAGAGATCGAGCGCAGTATCACTTATCCGGTGGAGTCCGCGATGAGGGGTATTGCCGGAGTCGAGCAAGTCCGCTCGATCACGCGCTTTGGGTTGTCTCAGGTGACCATCGTGTTTAAGGACGAAGTCGAAATCTATCGGGCGCGCCAAATGGTGACTGAGAGATTGCAGGGAGTTTTGCCGGAGCTGCCTTCAGGGGCCGAAGCAAAGTTGGGCCCCATTTCAACGGGGCTGGGTGAAATCTTTCAATACGCTTTGGATGTTGCAAAGCCGTCCTCAGATGCAAGTGAGCGCTTAAAGCAAATGATGCAGGTCCGGGAAGTGCAGGACTGGTTTGTGAAGCCGCGCTTACTCACAGTCGAAGGAGTGGCTGAAATCAACACCACGGGGGGATTTGAAAGACAGTACCACGTTCAGCCGGATATTAAGAAAATGGCGTCCTACGGAATTCACTTCGAAGACATCGTTACCGCACTTGAAAAAGTGAATAAGAATGTCGGTGGCGGATATATTTCTCAGACGGCGGAACAATTCCTGGTTCAGGGCATTGGGCTTTTTAAGGGTCCTGAAGATATTGAACAGGCACCGGTCAAGCAGCTGGATTCTTTTAAAGTCATTACTATCGGGGACATTGCGAGAGTGCGTCTCGGAAAGGAATTAAGAACGGGAGCCGCCACTTATAACGGTCAGGAAACCGTGCTTGGCACGGTGATGATGTTGCTCGGTGAAAATAGCCGAACCGTTTCCACACGTGTTCATGATAAGGTCGAAGAAATTCGTAAAACTCTGCCCGAGGGATTTGTTTTAAAGACGGTTTATAACCGTTCGGACCTTGTCAATGCCACTCTTGGGACCGTAGAGCATAATTTGCTCTTAGGGGCAGGGTTGGTGATCATCGTGCTCTTCCTGCTTGTCGGAAATATCAGAGCCGCTGTCATCACGGCGTTGACGATTCCGTTTTCACTGCTGATCACGTTTTTAATCATGAAGCCCCTTGGGATTTCCGGAAATCTGATGAGTCTTGGCGCTTTGGATTTCGGTATTATCGTCGATGGGACGGTGATTCTGGTCGATAACTGTGTTCGCATGATTCATGAGCGGGCTAAGCAGTACAAACGGAAACTCAGTAAAGAAGAAATCAAAGAAACGATCGTTGAAGCCTCGATTGAAATCCGCAAGGCCGCGGGGTTTGGTCAGCTGATCGTCGTGATGGTCTTCCTGCCGGTGTTTGCGCTTGTGGGCGTCGAAGGAAAGATGTTTAAGCCGATGGCCGCGACATTTTCAATCGCGGTGCTTGCAGCTTTGGTGCTTTCGTTTACAACGGCACCGGCACTGGCGAGTCTTTTTCTGTCTTCTAATGACGAAGGCAAGGAGCCAAGAATCATGGGATGGATTCGCGCGCTCTATAAGCCTATTTTAGAAGCGACCTTTGTCTTTAAAAAAACGGCGATTGTATTGTCACTTGCAGCGGTTGTTCTGGGTGGGATTCTGTTTGCTCGCCTGGGGTCGGAGTTCTTGCCGCAATTAAGTGAAGGTTCCTACGCATTTCATATGATTCGTCCGGTGAATTTGAGTCTGGATCAATCTATTGCCTTTCAGCTGAAGGCAGAGGGAATCATTAAAGAGTTTCCAGAGGTCGAAGACGTGTTCTCACGCATCGGGACCAGTGAGGTTGCAACAGACCCGATGGGTGTAAATATCTCTGATACCTACATCATGCTGAAGTCTCGCAATCAATGGGGGACTAGTAATGAAGGTACAAAGCACACTTACGCAAGCCTCGTGAAAGCGATTATTGAAAGACTCGAGAAGGAACTTCCTGGTCAGTCATACTTAGCCTCTCAGCCCATTCAGATGAGGTTTAATGAATTGCTAGAAGGGACCAGGGCCGATGTTGCTGTAAAAGTCTTTGGGCCTGATTTGCAAAAAAATATGGAAATCGCAAAACAGATTCAGGAAGTGGTCTTAAGAGTTCCCGGCGCCGGTGACGTCGAAGTCGACCTTGCGGGAACCAGCCCGGTTCTTCGTGTCGTTCCGATAGATTCGGCGGTTAAGAGATACGGTGCAAGCGTGTCGGACATTCTAAGCACGGTGGCGATTGCTCTTGGCGGGCAAGAAGCCGGATTTCTTTATCAAAACGAGAAGAAGTTTCCTATCGTCGTAAGACTCAGCGAGGAAGAACGTTCGGATCTGGCAACGATTCGTGCTTTGCCTGTGGGAATTGGCTCTAACACCACGACTCCGCTATCGACCTTAGCGAGCTCGAAGTTTGCCGAAACCTTTGGTTCCATCAATCGTGAAGATTCCAATCGTCGTTCGGCGGTGCTCATCAATCTTCGCGGCCGAGATACTGAAAGTTTCGTCAATGAAGCTCAAAAGATCGTCGAGAAAGAAGTCGCTCTTCCTCAGGGATATTATATCCAATGGGGTGGAAACTTTAAAAACTTGCAGGAGGCTCGCACAAGATTATTGGTGTTGACGCCGATTGCACTGGGGCTTGTGCTTTTGATGATCTTTGCGGCCTTTAGAAGTGTCGGGCAGACGTTGCTGATTTTCTGCTGCATTCCTTTTGCCCTTGTCGGCGGAGTTATCGGGCTTATCTTGAATCAGCTGCCATTTAGTATTTCCGCGGGGGTTGGATTTATCGCTCTTTCGGGAATCGCGGTTCTGAACGGGGTTGTCTTAGTTAATTACTTCAATCAGTTAAAGCTTGAGGGAAAGTCCGGAAAGGATCTCGTGGTTCAAGGGACGCTCATACGCCTGCGACCGGTTTTGATGACAGCCCTTGTGGCCATTTTTGGATTTTTACCTATGATGCTTTCAACCAGCATCGGTGCCGAAGTTCAAAAACCCCTCGCAGCGGTGGTTATCGGAGGCATTGTCTCATCGACTTTGCTCACACTTTTTGTTTTACCGATCTTGTATTCGATTTTTGAAAATAAATTTAAAGCCCGCGTCGCGCACTAG
- a CDS encoding TolC family protein: MSLFKKAALAMVMTLAPMGALAVEDPCVAVNNANQMVLCAESRSPEVLKAESYLNSKKAAVGQSSQLLNPELSSEYVAGKNSGQNQSEFDVSLAFPIEVGGGRSARKSLAESEVKKAEAELTKVRAEVRKQVILHLTRLRQLYEEAEMVDESIAVFSKLVRQYQQRPKLSPEQEVTVEVFDLAKSDYVFKKQEIIEEITKIDSFFKLSLGKPLADFKLNLPARVKNWPEISEKSEKINSSPLLAIYEAEVGMSQAELAKARSEVFPALSVGPSMKRVSDGDVTSSQVGINFSMPLPLLSLNQGGRATAAANVKTAEVRRDFALTELHNLRETLFKQYVSSVRLLKASSSGLSQEKRHKKIEGHFYRGLVPSSLVIEAHRSLVEFEKTRNERELKTLENYLDIRFIDGEAMEFAL; this comes from the coding sequence ATGTCGCTTTTTAAAAAGGCGGCACTTGCAATGGTTATGACCTTGGCGCCCATGGGCGCATTGGCAGTCGAGGACCCTTGCGTTGCCGTTAATAATGCAAATCAAATGGTTTTATGTGCAGAAAGTAGATCGCCTGAAGTTTTAAAGGCCGAATCTTACTTAAACTCAAAGAAGGCCGCAGTCGGGCAGTCTTCGCAGCTTTTAAATCCTGAACTGTCATCGGAGTATGTTGCAGGCAAAAACTCCGGGCAAAATCAGTCGGAATTCGACGTGAGCTTGGCTTTTCCGATCGAGGTCGGTGGTGGACGTTCTGCAAGAAAGTCCCTTGCTGAATCCGAAGTCAAAAAGGCCGAGGCGGAGCTTACGAAGGTTCGCGCCGAGGTCCGTAAGCAAGTGATTTTGCATTTAACGCGGCTTCGTCAGTTATACGAAGAGGCCGAGATGGTCGATGAGTCTATTGCCGTCTTTTCAAAACTCGTTCGTCAGTATCAGCAGCGTCCAAAGCTTTCACCGGAACAAGAAGTCACCGTCGAGGTTTTTGACCTTGCGAAGTCAGATTATGTTTTTAAAAAGCAAGAAATCATCGAAGAGATCACAAAGATTGACTCGTTCTTTAAGCTCTCACTCGGAAAGCCCTTAGCTGATTTCAAATTGAATCTGCCGGCAAGGGTGAAAAACTGGCCAGAGATTTCAGAGAAATCTGAAAAAATCAACAGCTCACCACTGCTTGCAATTTATGAAGCAGAAGTCGGAATGTCCCAGGCAGAGCTTGCAAAAGCCCGCAGTGAAGTGTTTCCAGCTCTGAGTGTGGGGCCGTCTATGAAACGAGTCTCTGACGGGGATGTAACTTCAAGTCAAGTTGGTATCAACTTCAGTATGCCGCTACCGTTGCTAAGTCTGAATCAAGGCGGTCGAGCCACTGCTGCTGCGAATGTTAAGACCGCGGAGGTCCGCCGTGATTTTGCTCTTACCGAATTGCACAACCTGCGCGAGACGCTGTTTAAGCAGTACGTAAGCTCGGTCAGGCTGCTCAAAGCTTCGTCAAGTGGCTTGTCTCAAGAAAAACGCCACAAGAAAATCGAGGGGCATTTCTATCGTGGCCTTGTTCCCAGCAGTCTTGTGATCGAGGCCCATCGAAGCCTCGTTGAATTTGAAAAAACTAGGAATGAACGAGAACTCAAAACACTCGAGAACTATTTAGACATTCGTTTTATTGACGGCGAAGCGATGGAGTTTGCTCTATGA
- a CDS encoding DUF2029 domain-containing protein — protein MAYLKRNSSILSILGILFFLAGLLWNACNHGGDFKVFYLAGERFLTHQSVYNPADGWSPFKYHPAWAVVFSLWSLLPFTLATLAFNAVNMGLWIWAAHSWSKLLNYKITTTSFLILVVLSLNAMSAETAYGQINGLLFWGATQIFLWLEDSTQKPFRSGLLLAVLISLKLNLGILLFYALYKNWRTALGLLGGALVLHGIVSLSFGDIVNWGLYHSWLDLLMTQSKEQFNTFEVQSVLRVCYVLFGESLAKTIWAGLLGLAVVLGIYLDRTHKHENPQQRTALAGGYWLAIIFFFSPLAWWYQVLYLFPLAFLLLKNSTLPKAQWLARICLCSFAFISFNTIGRAGIFSYKFYMGYFAAGMILWLYFLWDRVRPAQAQISLSAEKAA, from the coding sequence ATGGCGTATCTTAAAAGAAACTCTAGCATTCTTTCTATCTTAGGTATTTTGTTTTTTCTCGCAGGCTTACTTTGGAATGCCTGCAATCACGGCGGCGATTTTAAAGTTTTCTATCTCGCCGGCGAACGCTTCCTCACTCATCAATCTGTCTACAATCCGGCCGACGGCTGGTCGCCGTTTAAGTACCACCCTGCCTGGGCCGTGGTTTTTTCGCTATGGTCCCTGCTCCCTTTTACCCTGGCGACCCTGGCTTTTAATGCGGTCAACATGGGCTTGTGGATTTGGGCGGCCCACTCTTGGAGTAAGCTCCTTAACTATAAAATCACCACGACAAGTTTCTTAATCCTGGTCGTCTTAAGCCTGAATGCGATGTCAGCAGAAACGGCTTACGGGCAAATCAACGGCCTTCTCTTTTGGGGCGCGACTCAGATTTTCTTGTGGCTAGAGGACTCGACTCAAAAACCTTTCCGCAGCGGCTTGCTCTTAGCTGTGCTGATCAGCCTCAAACTCAATTTAGGCATCCTGCTGTTCTATGCTCTTTACAAAAACTGGCGCACGGCTTTGGGACTTCTCGGCGGCGCTTTGGTTTTGCATGGTATTGTCAGCTTAAGCTTTGGCGACATCGTCAACTGGGGTCTTTATCACTCGTGGCTCGATCTCTTGATGACTCAGTCAAAGGAACAATTCAACACGTTTGAAGTGCAAAGCGTTCTCCGCGTGTGCTACGTCCTCTTTGGTGAGAGCCTTGCAAAAACGATCTGGGCCGGCCTCTTGGGACTCGCCGTGGTGCTGGGAATTTATTTGGATAGAACTCACAAGCACGAGAATCCACAGCAGAGAACCGCGCTGGCGGGAGGCTATTGGCTTGCGATCATCTTCTTCTTTTCGCCGCTCGCATGGTGGTATCAGGTCTTGTACCTTTTCCCGCTCGCGTTTTTGCTCCTAAAGAACTCAACGTTGCCAAAAGCACAGTGGCTTGCGCGCATTTGCCTGTGCAGCTTTGCATTCATTAGCTTTAACACCATCGGCCGCGCCGGAATCTTCAGCTACAAATTTTATATGGGATATTTCGCAGCCGGTATGATCCTGTGGCTCTACTTCCTGTGGGACCGCGTCCGTCCCGCACAAGCACAGATTTCACTCTCTGCCGAAAAGGCCGCTTGA
- a CDS encoding M28 family peptidase, whose protein sequence is MKSIKLVRPEFLLYGILIPFSLFWLLMFWYLRNPIVSSGKAVTDSVVVDVNRLKADTYELSGIQPNRYFKNVESVLKAEKFVINRLQELGYQPKIYDVYAFDRVFHNILFRYESGESKDVAVIGAHLDACGPKNPGADDNASGVASRS, encoded by the coding sequence ATGAAGTCTATAAAACTTGTTCGGCCAGAGTTTCTTTTATATGGGATTTTGATTCCGTTTTCGCTTTTTTGGCTTTTGATGTTTTGGTACCTGCGTAATCCTATCGTTTCTTCTGGGAAGGCAGTTACCGATAGTGTTGTTGTGGATGTAAATCGATTGAAGGCTGATACTTACGAACTTTCTGGGATACAGCCAAACCGCTATTTTAAAAATGTTGAATCCGTTTTGAAGGCTGAAAAATTTGTGATCAATCGGCTGCAAGAATTGGGTTACCAGCCAAAAATTTATGACGTCTATGCATTCGATCGGGTTTTTCACAATATACTCTTTCGTTATGAATCAGGTGAGAGCAAAGATGTCGCTGTTATTGGTGCGCATTTAGACGCTTGTGGGCCAAAGAATCCCGGGGCTGACGACAATGCAAGTGGGGTTGCCAGCCGATCGTGA